One Gloeobacter morelensis MG652769 DNA window includes the following coding sequences:
- a CDS encoding monovalent cation:proton antiporter-2 (CPA2) family protein, producing MSNENFFFQAFIYLAAAVISVPIAKRLGLGSVLGYLLAGVVIGPFVLGLVGQEGEDVMHFAEFGVVMMLFLVGLELQPSLLWRLRVPILGMGGLQVIGTALVAGSIALVFGLSWQMSLAVGLILAMSSTAIVLQTLNEKGVMKSEAGQSAFSVLLFQDIAVIPILALLPLLATGKATEVSLQAAAGDLIFVAAGGASGPTAGLPAWQQALLVIALLGGIVLVGRFLMQPVFRFIASTRLREIFTATALLLVVGVALAVQAVGLSPALGTFVAGVVLAENEYRHELETDIEPFKGLLLGLFFIAVGASINFNLLFEQPLLILGLVIGLAVAKFSVLLALGQFFRLQLSQSFLFAFALAQGGEFAFVLFSFATQNRVLTPEVAEPLVAVVALSMVMTPLLMILHDRVVQPRFVLTEPEREPDAIDENENPVIIAGFGRFGQIVGRLLMANGCKVTILEVDPSQIDMLRRFGFKLFYGDATRIDLLHAAGAEQAKLLVIAIDDHEKSLEIVDQVRKHFAHLKILARAIDRRHAYELIRRKVDVVERETFGSAVEMGVGALKLLGERSYRAQRIASTFKANDEKMLYEMAELQEEERLVAVRSRRQAEELERVLRAEDRELTHDVERAWDVSDLRKEA from the coding sequence GTGTCTAACGAAAACTTCTTCTTTCAAGCATTCATTTATCTGGCTGCCGCCGTGATCTCGGTGCCGATTGCCAAGCGCCTCGGGCTCGGCTCGGTGTTGGGCTACCTGCTCGCCGGGGTGGTTATCGGCCCGTTCGTCCTTGGCCTGGTCGGCCAGGAGGGAGAAGACGTCATGCACTTCGCCGAATTCGGCGTCGTGATGATGCTCTTTCTGGTCGGTCTGGAGTTGCAGCCCTCACTGCTGTGGCGTCTGCGGGTGCCGATCCTGGGCATGGGCGGGCTGCAGGTGATCGGGACGGCTCTGGTGGCGGGGTCGATTGCTCTGGTATTCGGTTTGTCCTGGCAAATGTCCCTGGCGGTCGGCCTTATCCTGGCGATGTCCTCGACGGCCATTGTACTGCAGACGCTCAACGAAAAAGGGGTAATGAAGAGCGAGGCTGGACAGTCGGCCTTTTCGGTCCTGCTGTTTCAAGACATTGCTGTGATCCCGATCCTGGCCTTGCTGCCGCTGCTGGCCACCGGCAAGGCTACCGAGGTGAGCCTGCAGGCCGCCGCGGGCGATCTGATTTTTGTCGCCGCCGGGGGAGCCTCCGGCCCTACGGCTGGTCTGCCCGCCTGGCAGCAGGCGCTGTTGGTGATTGCCCTGTTGGGCGGCATCGTGTTGGTGGGTAGATTTTTGATGCAACCGGTTTTTCGCTTTATTGCTTCGACCCGCCTGCGCGAAATTTTCACCGCCACGGCGCTCCTGCTGGTGGTGGGTGTGGCCCTTGCGGTGCAGGCAGTCGGTCTTTCACCCGCCCTCGGTACCTTTGTGGCCGGGGTGGTGCTTGCCGAAAACGAGTACCGCCACGAACTGGAAACCGACATCGAACCATTCAAGGGTCTGCTGCTCGGCCTGTTCTTTATCGCCGTGGGGGCGAGCATCAACTTCAATTTGCTCTTCGAGCAACCGCTGCTGATTCTTGGTCTAGTGATTGGCCTTGCGGTGGCGAAGTTTTCGGTGCTGCTGGCGCTCGGCCAATTCTTTCGTTTGCAGCTGAGCCAGAGTTTTTTGTTCGCCTTTGCCCTGGCGCAGGGGGGCGAATTTGCCTTCGTGCTCTTTTCTTTTGCCACCCAAAACCGGGTGCTCACCCCTGAGGTAGCCGAACCGCTCGTGGCGGTGGTGGCGCTGTCGATGGTGATGACGCCGCTGTTGATGATCCTGCACGACCGGGTGGTGCAGCCGCGCTTTGTCTTGACGGAGCCCGAGCGCGAACCGGACGCCATCGACGAGAACGAAAACCCGGTAATTATCGCCGGTTTCGGCCGCTTCGGACAGATTGTCGGCCGCCTGTTGATGGCCAACGGCTGCAAAGTGACCATCCTCGAAGTCGATCCCAGCCAGATAGACATGCTGCGCCGCTTCGGCTTCAAGCTCTTTTACGGCGACGCCACCCGCATCGATCTGCTGCACGCGGCCGGGGCGGAGCAGGCGAAGCTGCTGGTGATCGCCATCGACGATCACGAAAAATCGCTGGAGATAGTCGACCAGGTGCGCAAGCATTTTGCGCACCTGAAGATCCTCGCTCGGGCCATCGACCGCCGCCACGCCTACGAACTCATCCGGCGCAAAGTCGATGTGGTCGAACGCGAGACGTTCGGCTCCGCCGTGGAGATGGGTGTCGGGGCTTTGAAATTGCTGGGCGAGCGCTCCTACCGGGCGCAACGGATCGCAAGCACCTTCAAAGCCAACGACGAAAAGATGCTCTACGAGATGGCCGAACTGCAGGAAGAAGAAAGGCTCGTGGCGGTCCGCTCGCGCCGACAGGCCGAGGAACTGGAGCGGGTGCTGCGGGCGGAGGATCGCGAACTGACCCACGACGTCGAGCGCGCCTGGGATGTGTCGGACTTGCGCAAAGAAGCTTAG
- a CDS encoding PRC-barrel domain-containing protein, with protein sequence MLFIRADDSTYGDSAIAERFDNQSLINADDEKLGSVDKVFVNVNDANDIYLEANLGGGFLGLGSKEFLVPVGKLTARSDGRFFLDMPKDETKMQGRLVPGDGQAFLEGILAPPYGYAEGPGTGVKEAIGGGTGLPGGNFAGNVGDYGGRRVTSNTVDAHQGKITDLKGHRLYEPGNNEQFGTIEEVYCDLSTGEPKLLKIRYGGDAQPGGFFSLFGRGHDVLVSLDALVRTGEEYYLRDQQVVRIMHSADEERPGEGTPALGL encoded by the coding sequence ATGCTTTTCATTAGAGCCGATGATAGTACATACGGCGATTCGGCCATCGCCGAGCGTTTCGACAATCAAAGCCTGATCAACGCCGACGACGAGAAGCTCGGCAGTGTCGACAAAGTCTTCGTGAACGTCAACGATGCCAACGATATCTACCTGGAAGCCAACCTCGGCGGCGGCTTCCTGGGATTGGGCAGCAAAGAATTTCTGGTGCCCGTAGGCAAATTGACCGCCCGCAGCGACGGCCGCTTCTTTCTGGACATGCCTAAAGACGAGACGAAAATGCAAGGTCGCCTCGTTCCCGGCGACGGCCAGGCCTTTCTCGAAGGCATCCTTGCTCCTCCCTACGGCTACGCCGAGGGCCCGGGCACGGGTGTCAAAGAAGCGATTGGCGGCGGCACCGGTCTGCCGGGCGGCAATTTCGCCGGCAACGTGGGCGACTACGGCGGGCGCCGGGTGACCAGCAACACCGTCGATGCGCACCAGGGCAAGATCACGGACCTCAAGGGCCATCGCCTGTACGAACCGGGCAACAACGAACAGTTCGGCACTATCGAAGAGGTCTACTGCGACCTGTCCACCGGCGAGCCGAAGCTGCTGAAGATCCGCTACGGCGGCGATGCCCAGCCCGGTGGCTTCTTCAGTCTATTCGGCCGCGGCCACGACGTGCTGGTGTCGCTTGACGCGCTCGTCAGGACCGGCGAGGAGTACTACCTGCGCGACCAGCAGGTGGTGCGGATCATGCACAGCGCCGACGAAGAGCGGCCCGGCGAAGGTACCCCCGCGTTGGGGCTCTAG
- a CDS encoding NUDIX domain-containing protein: protein MVGTAAKPGRISTFWYIARTVLGLLFSRPLVGVRAIPRLPDGRLVLVKQHRGGWVLPGGLIDTNEKVQTALVREVLEECGLRVLGFGRLTGVYSDPKRDPRFHSLCIVMEVFVEGEMRPRDVMEIERAAAFALEALPEGLTGDCREQIEHYLAGAVVVD from the coding sequence TTGGTTGGGACTGCCGCAAAACCGGGCCGAATCTCGACGTTCTGGTACATCGCCCGCACCGTACTCGGTCTATTGTTCAGCCGACCGCTGGTCGGTGTGCGCGCCATTCCCCGTTTGCCCGACGGGCGGTTGGTGCTGGTCAAGCAGCACCGAGGCGGTTGGGTTTTGCCTGGAGGACTGATCGACACCAACGAAAAAGTGCAGACGGCGCTTGTGCGCGAGGTGCTCGAAGAGTGCGGCCTTCGGGTACTCGGCTTTGGACGTCTCACGGGGGTCTACTCCGATCCGAAGCGCGACCCGCGCTTCCATAGCCTGTGTATCGTCATGGAAGTGTTCGTCGAAGGCGAGATGCGCCCGCGCGATGTGATGGAAATCGAACGGGCGGCAGCTTTTGCCCTCGAAGCACTTCCTGAAGGGTTGACCGGCGACTGCCGCGAGCAAATCGAACATTATCTGGCTGGTGCCGTCGTGGTGGATTAA
- a CDS encoding DUF423 domain-containing protein, whose protein sequence is MFRLFLTTAAVFGGLAVALGAFGAHALRERLDAQAIEIFETAARYQILHALALGLVAVLAERFNPPSPLLLASGTAFIAGILIFSGSLYALSISGIRILGAITPFGGAALIAGWICLALFSANLK, encoded by the coding sequence ATGTTTCGCCTCTTTTTGACCACCGCCGCCGTGTTTGGGGGGTTGGCCGTCGCCCTCGGGGCCTTTGGCGCCCACGCCCTGCGCGAAAGGCTCGATGCGCAGGCCATCGAAATTTTCGAGACCGCCGCGCGCTACCAGATCCTCCACGCCCTGGCCCTCGGGCTGGTGGCGGTCCTGGCGGAGCGGTTCAACCCGCCCTCGCCGCTGCTGTTGGCGAGTGGTACGGCGTTTATCGCCGGGATTTTGATCTTCTCCGGCAGCCTGTACGCTCTGAGTATCAGCGGCATCCGCATCCTGGGGGCCATCACCCCCTTCGGCGGTGCCGCTTTAATTGCCGGCTGGATCTGCCTGGCCCTGTTCAGTGCCAATTTGAAGTGA
- the egtC gene encoding ergothioneine biosynthesis protein EgtC, with protein sequence MCRLLAYQGPPVALAELIEKPEHSLCVQSYQPREMTSGLLNADGFGFGWYDPARDGLPFRFRSIQPIWTDANLGSLGRYVRAGCILANVRSATPGLAVDLSNCQPFAFERILGLHNGFIQNFRQTLYRSIRDSLDDPYYKAIDGSTDSEHIFAFVLNTWDRRGGSLEEALAESIRTLALWAAKASVSVSLNLIFADGERLVASRYANRPEVPTLYWLGNDLAFPAATIVASEPLFASEQWQSLAPGSILIVEADSTVRAQSIEMS encoded by the coding sequence ATGTGCCGCCTACTTGCCTACCAGGGACCACCTGTCGCCCTTGCCGAACTCATCGAAAAACCCGAACATTCGCTTTGCGTGCAGAGCTACCAGCCCAGGGAAATGACCTCCGGCCTGCTCAACGCCGACGGCTTCGGCTTCGGCTGGTACGACCCGGCGCGCGACGGTTTGCCTTTTCGTTTTCGCAGCATCCAGCCTATCTGGACTGACGCCAATCTCGGATCCCTTGGCCGCTACGTTCGTGCAGGCTGCATCCTGGCCAACGTCCGCAGCGCTACCCCTGGACTTGCCGTGGATCTGAGCAACTGTCAGCCGTTTGCCTTCGAGCGCATCCTGGGGCTGCACAACGGCTTTATCCAAAACTTTCGCCAGACCCTGTACCGTTCAATCCGCGACAGCCTGGACGACCCGTACTACAAAGCGATCGACGGGAGCACCGACTCGGAGCACATCTTCGCTTTCGTACTCAACACCTGGGATCGCCGGGGCGGCAGCCTCGAAGAGGCCCTGGCCGAATCGATCCGCACCCTGGCGCTATGGGCTGCCAAAGCATCCGTCTCGGTGTCTTTGAACTTGATCTTCGCCGACGGCGAGCGGCTGGTGGCCTCGCGCTACGCCAACCGCCCGGAGGTGCCGACGTTGTACTGGCTGGGGAACGATCTTGCTTTCCCGGCAGCGACGATCGTCGCTTCAGAGCCGCTGTTTGCTTCTGAACAATGGCAAAGCCTCGCGCCCGGAAGCATTCTCATTGTCGAAGCCGACTCGACGGTAAGGGCACAATCTATCGAGATGTCGTAG
- a CDS encoding MAPEG family protein — MIPISALFIGLHGLIALVLSYLAAAERTRTRIWHGESKRDIVEQGDPLVEPNLWAALVERFTAKYLDTQTPDPAALQRKVRAHGNFAEYVPIGLLFVVALELMQAQSWLVWLLGGALTLARVAHGYGLIAAYGPSPGRAVGFFLTWFVYLVGSLTCLYYGTQELVVNLRC, encoded by the coding sequence ATGATCCCCATTTCGGCACTGTTTATCGGCCTGCACGGCCTGATTGCGCTGGTGCTGTCCTATCTCGCCGCCGCCGAGCGCACCCGCACCCGCATCTGGCACGGCGAGTCGAAGCGGGACATTGTCGAGCAAGGCGATCCGCTGGTGGAGCCGAACCTCTGGGCGGCCTTGGTGGAGCGGTTCACAGCGAAGTACCTGGACACTCAAACGCCCGATCCGGCCGCCTTGCAGCGCAAAGTGCGCGCCCACGGAAACTTCGCGGAGTACGTGCCTATCGGGCTGCTGTTCGTCGTGGCCCTGGAATTGATGCAGGCCCAAAGTTGGCTGGTGTGGCTCCTTGGCGGTGCGCTCACCCTTGCCCGCGTCGCCCACGGCTACGGATTGATTGCCGCTTACGGCCCCTCACCGGGCCGGGCTGTGGGCTTTTTTCTCACCTGGTTCGTCTATCTGGTGGGTAGCCTGACTTGCCTTTATTACGGCACGCAGGAATTGGTAGTGAACTTGCGTTGTTAA
- a CDS encoding helix-turn-helix domain-containing protein — protein MAKRSLTPLVDPSEFLDERLTLYPAALTSKGSAWDGIIAVEQRRKPACILESPALLTHFVGIRIGPPGGVVQKRDGRIHRGYETVGDIVIMPAGLPGEWCIEDATDGLHLSLAPVLLERVALQNELANPDTLQLVDCFQVRDAVIEHIGLALRAELATSGGADRLLGEALATALALRLIRRYSTARTSVSDYLGGLSKRRLRRVIDYIDAHLEEPLRLSELAGQAGLSPYHFCRLFKQATGITPHQCVIRRRVERAKRLLQQPEATIADVAFRCGFSSQSHLSRHFRQLVGVAPRTFQTH, from the coding sequence ATGGCGAAACGTTCTCTCACTCCCCTGGTCGATCCGTCCGAGTTTCTCGATGAGCGGCTGACTTTGTACCCGGCGGCTTTGACCAGCAAAGGCAGTGCCTGGGACGGCATCATCGCAGTCGAGCAGCGCCGCAAACCCGCCTGCATTCTGGAAAGCCCAGCGCTTTTGACCCACTTTGTGGGTATCCGCATCGGCCCTCCCGGCGGTGTGGTGCAAAAGCGGGACGGACGTATCCACCGGGGCTACGAAACAGTCGGCGACATCGTGATCATGCCTGCCGGTCTGCCTGGGGAATGGTGCATCGAGGACGCCACCGACGGCTTGCACCTGAGTCTGGCACCGGTCTTGCTGGAAAGGGTAGCTCTGCAAAACGAACTGGCCAATCCCGATACTTTGCAGCTTGTCGATTGCTTTCAGGTGCGCGACGCCGTCATCGAGCACATCGGCCTGGCGCTCAGGGCGGAACTGGCAACAAGCGGCGGGGCGGACAGGCTCCTGGGCGAAGCGCTGGCTACAGCGCTCGCGCTCAGACTGATTCGCCGGTACTCCACCGCCCGGACATCGGTGTCGGATTACCTGGGCGGCCTATCCAAAAGGAGATTGCGGCGAGTCATTGACTACATTGATGCGCATCTGGAAGAACCGCTTCGGCTGAGCGAACTTGCCGGGCAAGCCGGATTGAGCCCGTATCATTTCTGCCGACTGTTCAAGCAGGCGACGGGTATAACCCCTCACCAGTGCGTGATCCGCAGACGGGTGGAGCGGGCGAAGCGACTGTTGCAACAACCGGAAGCTACGATTGCCGATGTTGCCTTTCGCTGCGGCTTTTCAAGCCAGAGCCACCTCAGCCGCCATTTCCGGCAGCTGGTGGGCGTAGCGCCAAGAACTTTTCAGACGCACTAG
- a CDS encoding type II toxin-antitoxin system Phd/YefM family antitoxin, whose product MKKPSARKKPAPGTGVVLGGAYRRWRLEEAKARFSEVVRQARAIGPQVVTLHGQEAVVVLSVEEFARLQGGTACQSLHGFLSTSPLAELKFGQQSFLTPVRDVEL is encoded by the coding sequence ATGAAAAAACCGAGTGCCCGCAAAAAGCCTGCCCCTGGTACTGGAGTGGTGTTGGGAGGAGCCTATCGCCGCTGGCGTCTGGAGGAGGCGAAGGCTCGCTTCAGCGAGGTGGTCCGTCAGGCCCGGGCGATCGGCCCGCAGGTGGTGACACTGCACGGGCAGGAAGCGGTAGTGGTGCTGTCGGTGGAGGAGTTTGCCCGCCTGCAGGGGGGTACTGCTTGCCAGAGCCTGCATGGGTTTTTGTCGACCTCTCCGCTTGCGGAACTGAAATTTGGCCAGCAAAGCTTCCTGACTCCCGTGCGCGATGTCGAGCTGTGA
- a CDS encoding type II toxin-antitoxin system VapC family toxin, giving the protein MNGFLLDTNVISELRKPQCHPGVQAWSDLQPAGVLYLSAVTIAEIRFGIEQLPDPSRQAVLMLWLNEHLRRWFAGRILEVDEEVILEWRRMVGRGRAVGHTFSQPDLFIAATASVHGLCVATRNVRDFQIAQVAVYDPWSHLL; this is encoded by the coding sequence GTGAACGGGTTTTTGCTAGATACCAACGTGATTTCGGAGTTGCGCAAGCCCCAATGTCATCCGGGTGTGCAGGCCTGGTCGGATCTGCAGCCAGCGGGAGTGTTGTACCTCAGTGCAGTGACCATCGCCGAGATCCGCTTTGGCATCGAGCAGCTACCCGACCCGTCTCGCCAGGCGGTTTTGATGCTGTGGCTCAATGAGCATCTGCGCCGGTGGTTTGCCGGCCGCATTCTGGAGGTGGATGAAGAGGTGATTCTGGAGTGGCGCCGGATGGTGGGTCGGGGTCGTGCAGTCGGCCACACCTTCAGCCAGCCGGACCTGTTCATTGCGGCGACCGCCTCGGTACATGGCCTGTGTGTGGCAACGCGCAACGTCCGGGACTTTCAGATTGCCCAGGTGGCCGTCTATGACCCCTGGAGTCATCTGCTCTGA
- a CDS encoding alpha/beta fold hydrolase gives MSKIDERTTSIYFDDWGQGEPAVLLLPGWCVSRSAFDALGEEIGKHRRVLTLELRGHGEAPSVNSDFSTADLLADALALVEASGARQVIPLSLSHAGWVAIELRRALGTRVPGIVLLDWIVLEAPPPFLDALQGLQDPGRWQQTRDQLFALWSKGVADPAVRGFIHRDMGHYGFEMWARAGREIDAAYCEAHSPLMALAALTPPVPAVHLYAQPEDAQYLESQQNFATAHPWFQVQKLPAQSHFPMIEVPHLVAQAVEEFIARLATGAPR, from the coding sequence ATGTCCAAAATCGACGAGCGCACCACCAGCATCTACTTCGACGACTGGGGTCAGGGTGAACCGGCGGTGCTTCTGCTGCCCGGCTGGTGCGTCAGCCGCTCCGCTTTCGACGCCCTTGGCGAAGAAATTGGTAAGCACAGGCGCGTTCTTACCCTGGAATTGCGGGGCCACGGCGAGGCCCCTTCAGTGAACAGTGATTTTTCCACAGCGGACCTGCTCGCCGATGCCCTGGCCCTGGTGGAGGCCAGCGGTGCGCGGCAGGTGATTCCTTTGAGCCTTTCGCACGCTGGTTGGGTGGCCATCGAACTGCGCCGCGCGTTGGGGACGCGGGTGCCGGGGATCGTACTGCTTGATTGGATCGTCTTGGAGGCACCGCCGCCATTTCTGGACGCCCTGCAGGGCCTGCAAGATCCGGGGCGCTGGCAGCAGACCCGCGACCAGCTATTTGCGCTCTGGAGCAAAGGGGTGGCCGATCCTGCAGTTCGGGGCTTTATCCACCGGGATATGGGCCACTACGGCTTCGAGATGTGGGCGCGGGCCGGCCGTGAGATCGACGCTGCCTACTGTGAAGCGCACTCTCCGCTGATGGCCCTGGCCGCGCTCACCCCGCCGGTGCCTGCAGTGCACCTGTACGCTCAGCCGGAAGACGCGCAGTATCTGGAAAGCCAGCAGAATTTCGCCACCGCCCATCCCTGGTTCCAGGTCCAGAAACTGCCCGCCCAAAGCCACTTCCCGATGATCGAAGTGCCGCATCTGGTGGCGCAGGCGGTGGAGGAGTTTATCGCCCGGCTGGCCACTGGTGCTCCCCGGTAG
- a CDS encoding helix-turn-helix domain-containing protein — translation MPHKIHLSADEDLALLALSQNSTVPSRVRQRAEALRLSARDWTVPRIAEFFHCHQQTIRETFQRWWDGGIEGLYEAPGRGGKSRCTQEDLACLEKRILEDEQTYNARQLSELLLAERGVSMSAVPLRRALKKMATSGNAHAKVLVERIQSSGRRGKNSSTSSKRRQKMVSSD, via the coding sequence ATGCCTCATAAGATCCATCTCTCTGCCGATGAAGACCTGGCCTTGCTCGCACTTTCTCAGAACAGTACGGTACCGTCTCGGGTTCGACAGCGGGCTGAAGCCCTCAGATTGTCCGCAAGAGATTGGACGGTACCTCGCATCGCAGAATTCTTCCATTGCCATCAGCAGACGATACGTGAGACGTTTCAGCGTTGGTGGGATGGTGGCATTGAAGGTCTTTATGAAGCTCCCGGTCGTGGCGGGAAATCAAGATGCACGCAAGAGGACTTGGCCTGTCTTGAGAAGCGCATTCTCGAAGACGAGCAAACGTACAACGCTCGGCAGTTGTCCGAGTTGCTTTTGGCGGAGCGCGGGGTCAGTATGTCCGCGGTGCCGCTGCGCAGGGCGCTAAAAAAAATGGCTACGTCTGGAAACGCACACGCAAAAGTCCTGGTGGAGCGGATCCAAAGCTCCGGCAGGAGAGGCAAAAACAGCTCGACGAGCTCAAAGCGTCGGCAGAAGATGGTTTCATCCGATTAA
- a CDS encoding helix-turn-helix domain-containing protein translates to MRKSKMQENSGSRSKFGQKRLFVRYTGAEGHNNMGLNAVQLGERLRVARERRGLSQQAVGDVLGLPRTAVTNMETGKRAVSTLELTRLAKMYDQSVTFFLIDRTDEEDLATVLFRVVPEFAEDSLLRQAVERTLDLCQEGVGLRRLLRYEQEDTLPNYGLRMHTAGEAVSQGVWAAQVERQRLGLGNAPVADIAELIAEQGVWIAVTELPDSLSGLYLHHASIGLAILVNGAHPFARRRFSYAHEYAHALLDRSLTVQPTRKENISELVEKRANAFAAAFLMPAEGVTDMLHRFHKGHPSRSAQTVFDAATGGVMEAEIRPRPGTQTITFQDIAAIARHFQVSYEATAWRLRSLGHIGASECSALIEQKDHSRRYMRLLGSPEELTESLTHAPETPSRQPAGEQLRHQLARLAIEAYRQEEISRGRLQELAQKLGVASEELLDLAEATRAH, encoded by the coding sequence GTGCGAAAAAGCAAAATGCAAGAAAATAGTGGCTCACGAAGTAAGTTCGGGCAAAAGCGCCTGTTCGTGAGGTACACCGGAGCAGAAGGGCACAACAACATGGGATTGAACGCGGTGCAGTTGGGCGAGCGCTTGCGGGTCGCGCGGGAGAGGCGTGGCTTGAGCCAGCAGGCTGTCGGTGATGTCCTGGGGTTACCACGCACGGCTGTAACCAACATGGAAACCGGCAAGCGGGCTGTCTCTACGCTGGAACTCACGCGACTTGCCAAGATGTACGACCAGTCGGTGACTTTTTTCCTGATAGATCGGACGGACGAGGAAGATCTTGCCACAGTCCTGTTCCGTGTTGTGCCAGAATTTGCTGAGGACAGCCTTCTCAGACAGGCTGTCGAGCGCACCCTCGATCTTTGCCAAGAGGGTGTCGGCTTGCGGCGCCTGCTCCGCTACGAGCAAGAGGACACCCTGCCCAACTACGGCTTGCGGATGCACACCGCCGGTGAGGCTGTCTCCCAAGGTGTGTGGGCAGCCCAGGTAGAGCGGCAACGGCTTGGATTGGGCAACGCGCCGGTTGCCGACATTGCCGAGTTGATTGCCGAGCAGGGCGTGTGGATAGCCGTTACCGAGTTGCCCGATTCGCTGTCGGGCCTGTACCTTCATCACGCATCCATCGGTCTTGCCATCCTGGTCAATGGCGCTCACCCCTTTGCCCGTAGGCGCTTTTCCTATGCGCACGAGTACGCCCATGCATTGTTGGACCGCTCCTTAACCGTTCAGCCGACGCGCAAAGAAAATATCTCCGAACTGGTGGAAAAGCGGGCAAATGCCTTTGCCGCAGCATTCTTGATGCCCGCAGAAGGTGTGACCGACATGCTGCACAGGTTTCACAAAGGGCATCCCAGTCGTTCGGCTCAGACGGTCTTCGACGCGGCAACCGGTGGGGTGATGGAAGCAGAGATCCGACCCCGGCCGGGTACGCAGACCATCACCTTTCAAGACATCGCCGCCATTGCCCGTCACTTTCAGGTCAGCTACGAGGCTACCGCCTGGAGGCTCAGGAGCCTGGGCCACATTGGCGCTTCCGAGTGCAGTGCGCTCATTGAACAAAAGGACCACAGCAGGCGCTACATGCGCCTGCTCGGCTCGCCGGAAGAACTGACCGAAAGCCTGACCCACGCACCGGAAACGCCAAGTAGGCAACCCGCCGGTGAACAGTTGCGTCACCAATTGGCCCGGCTTGCTATCGAAGCGTACCGACAGGAGGAAATTTCTCGGGGCCGCCTTCAGGAACTGGCCCAGAAACTCGGCGTAGCTTCAGAAGAACTTCTCGATCTCGCCGAAGCGACCCGTGCGCATTGA
- a CDS encoding LLM class flavin-dependent oxidoreductase, translated as MRFGYWLPVFGGWLRNIEDENMTADWPYVRDLACRSEGLGFDLTLVAELNLNDIKGIDAPALDAWSTAAALAAVTERLEIMVAVRPTFHLPALLAKQAANIDQIASGRLSLNVVSSWWADEAKMYGVHFEQHDDRYARTAEWLEVVDGAWSQDHFSYSGRYYRVENNVLQPKPVCRPRPTIYAGGESEAAKDLIARKCDAYLMHGDPPERVAAKIADMSARREKLGLPPMTFGVAGYAIVRDSEREAQAELARITDVRQSAAGFANYQQWLSGTQLEQRMSIEEYSVSNRGLRTGLVGTPEQVSEQIDRFADAGVDLLLLQMSPQREEMEHFSAQVIRPRLPQTVV; from the coding sequence ATGCGCTTCGGCTACTGGCTGCCGGTCTTCGGCGGCTGGCTGCGCAACATCGAGGATGAGAACATGACAGCCGACTGGCCCTACGTGCGGGATCTGGCCTGCCGCAGCGAGGGACTCGGCTTCGATCTGACGCTGGTGGCCGAACTGAATCTCAACGACATCAAGGGCATCGACGCCCCGGCCCTGGACGCCTGGTCGACGGCGGCAGCCCTCGCGGCGGTGACCGAGCGGCTGGAGATCATGGTGGCGGTGCGGCCGACTTTTCACCTGCCGGCTTTGCTTGCCAAACAGGCGGCCAACATCGACCAGATTGCAAGCGGACGGCTGTCGCTCAACGTCGTCTCCTCCTGGTGGGCCGACGAAGCGAAGATGTACGGCGTGCACTTCGAGCAGCATGACGACCGCTACGCCCGCACCGCCGAGTGGCTAGAGGTGGTCGACGGTGCCTGGAGTCAGGATCACTTCTCCTACTCGGGCCGCTACTACCGCGTGGAGAACAACGTCCTGCAACCCAAACCCGTCTGCAGACCTCGTCCTACGATCTATGCCGGGGGTGAATCGGAGGCGGCCAAGGATTTGATTGCCCGCAAGTGCGACGCCTATTTGATGCACGGCGATCCGCCCGAGCGGGTGGCAGCCAAGATTGCCGATATGTCTGCCCGGCGCGAAAAGTTGGGATTACCTCCCATGACTTTCGGGGTGGCGGGTTACGCGATCGTGCGAGATTCCGAGCGCGAAGCGCAGGCAGAGCTGGCGCGGATCACCGATGTGCGCCAATCGGCCGCGGGCTTTGCCAACTACCAGCAGTGGCTATCCGGCACTCAACTGGAACAGCGCATGTCGATTGAAGAATATTCGGTCTCCAACCGCGGCCTGCGCACGGGGCTGGTCGGAACGCCCGAGCAGGTGAGCGAGCAGATTGACCGCTTCGCTGATGCAGGCGTGGATCTGTTGCTGTTGCAGATGAGCCCTCAGCGCGAGGAGATGGAGCATTTCAGCGCTCAGGTGATTCGCCCTCGGCTTCCGCAGACGGTAGTCTAA